One segment of Hippopotamus amphibius kiboko isolate mHipAmp2 chromosome 4, mHipAmp2.hap2, whole genome shotgun sequence DNA contains the following:
- the LOC130851995 gene encoding uncharacterized protein LOC130851995, translating to MAQDPTSRPPPLPSSGASSVGLASQALSGWTAARILSYSLPPNPIPPDLLSSCPSLGLCVRPPCPHKSRALPRPRSHGQSWGCHLACHFSSCNSSCHAIPTSHLPPPKTRLQVGLSSAPWRRQSAEELDGRGRRVTLDRRSFRMVTLRLTPALCRLIPSWSGQKPSSRILRGTGPRTHHPSTLQLQNRQTRMEVASLRGPSKGQGENAGQGTSLSNRLRAPMTFAYLPPP from the exons ATGGCCCAAGACCCCACTAGCAGGCCACCCCCTCTGCCATCCTCAGGTGCCTCCTCTGTGGGCCTGGCCTCTCAGGCTCTGAGTGGCTGGACTGCAGCCAGGATCTTGTCCTATTCCCTTCCCCCTAACCCAATACCCCCAGACCTCTTGTCTTCGTGTCCATCTCTGGGCCTGTGCGTACGGCCGCCCTGTCCCCACAAGTCCAGGGCTCTGCCCCGCCCCAGGTCTCATGGCCAGTCCTGGGGCTGCCACCTGGCCTGTCACTTCTCTTCTTGCAACTCTTCCTGTCATGCTATCCCCACGAGCCACCTCCCTCCACCGAAAACCCGGCTGCAG GTCGGCCTGTCCTCGGCACCCTGGAGGCGACAGTCGGCTGAAGAACTGGATGGAAGAGGCAGAAGAGTCACCCTGGACCGGCGCTCCTTCAGGATGGTCACCCTGCGTCTCACGCCCGCCCTGTGCCGCTTGATTCCCTCCTGGTCTGGG CAGAAGCCATCATCTCGAATCCTACGTGGGACAGGACCTCGGACACACCATCCCAGCACCCTCCAGCTCCAAAATC GGCAGACTAGGATGGAAGTGGCCTCGCTGAGGGGCCCTTCAAAGGGCCAAGGAGAAAACGCGGGCCAAGGGACCAGCCTCTCAAACAGGCTTCGAGCTCCAATGACCTTCGCTTACCTCCCCCCTCCTTGA